ATCGGGATCTGGCTCTTCTTCGCCAGGATGTGCAGCACGTCCGCGTCGTCCTGGTGCGGCACCGCCACGCGCACGATGTCGCAGCCCGTGGCCGTGAGCTCGGCGATCTGCTGGAGCGTCGCGTTGATGTTGGTCGTCTGCGTGGTCGTCATCGACTGGACGCTGACCTGGGCGTTCCCGCCCACCTTCACCTTGCCGACGCTGATCTGACGGGTCTTGCGGCGGGGCGCGAGGACCTCAGGGACCTTCGGCATTCCGAGATTGACTGCTGGCACGGGAAGAGCCTACGTCCGATTCCTGCGCGCCCGGTGCGTCGGGGGCGCGGGCGGCGTCGAGCGCAGGGCGGCGTCGGCTGCGCGGCGACGTCAGGTCAGCCGGACGGGGTTCACCAGGTCGGCGAAGATCAGCAGCGCGCTCATGGCGCCGAAGAGGATCACGACCACGAACGTCACCGGCATGAGCTTCGCGACGTCCACCGGCCCGGGGTCGCGTCGACCGAACGCCTTCGCGAGGAACCGGCGCACGCCCTCCACGATCGCGCCGAGCACGTGCCCGCCGTCGAGCGGCAGGAGCGGCAGCAGGTTGATCATGCCGAGCGCGACGTTGAGCGACGCGACGAGGCCGATCATCGCGGAGGCGCGCGAGGCGACCGGCGTCTCGTCGAGGCTCGCGATCTCGCCCGCCACGCGGCCGACGCCGACGACGCTCATCGGGCCGTTCGGGTCCCGCTCGCCGCCGCCGAACGCGGCGCGGCCGACGTCGACCAGGCGCTGCGGGAGGTTGAGGATCAGGTTGCCGACCGCGGCCATGTTCTCGCCCGTGGTGGTGAACGCGGCGGAGAGCGGCTGCTGCTGCACCGCCTGCGTGGGGCTGAAGCCGATGAGGCCCACCTCGCGCGTCACCGGGTTCCCCTGCTCGTCGACCTCGGGGGCGCCGCGGGATCCGGGGACGGCCTGCTGCGTGAGCACGGGCGTGATGGCGAGCGTCTGCCGCGCGCCGCCGCGCTCCACGACGACGTCGAGCTCCTTCCCGGCGGATGCCTGGACCGTGCTCGTGACCTGGTCCCACGCGGTGACCGGCGAGCCGTCGATGCTGACGATCGTGTCGCCGGGCTTGAGGCCGGCCGCGGCTCCCGGGGCCTCCGGGGCGCCGTCGGGGCACGTGGCGGCGTCGGCCGACGCGGTGGATCCGGCGGGCACGATGCACGCGTTCACCTGGCCGACCGTGGTGGTGGGCGTCGTGACGCCGAAGCCGCAGAGCACGACGGCGAACAGGAGGATCGCCAGCAGGAAGTTCATCGCCGGGCCGCCGAGCATGATCACCATGCGCTTCGGGACGGACAGCTTGTAGAAGGCGCGGTCCTCCTCGTCGCCGACGCTCTCGGCGCTGGCCTGGCGGGCGTCCTGCACGAGGAGGTCGAAGAAGCCGCGGCCGGCGCGGTCGTCGGCGTCCGGGGCGGTCGGCGATCCGGCGTCGGCGCGGCGGGTGTCGGGCCCGACGAGCTGCGCGATCCCCGTGCTGCTCGTGCCGGCGCGCGAGCTCTGCGGCGGGAACATGCCGATCATCGAGATGTAGCCGCCGAGCGGGATGGCCTTCACGCCGTACTCGGTCTCGCCCTTGCGGCGGCTGAAGATCGTCGGCCCGAAGCCGATCATGTACTGCGTGACGCGCACGCCGAAGAGCTTGGCGGGCACCAGGTGACCGACCTCGTGGAGGCCGATGGACACGGCGACGCCGACCACGATGATGAGCACCCCGAGGATGTAGAGGAAGACGCCGTCCATGGTGGGAGAGGCTACCTCCCGCACCCTGGGCGGACGCCGCCGTGGCACGGATCCGCAGGCTGGCCGCCGACCGCCGGGCGGGTGCCGCCCAGGAGCCCCGGGCTAGTCTGGGAGCCCGTGACGAGAGGTGCGCCCATGCCCGGAGAACGGCCCGACCCACTCGCCGGCACGCTGCTGGCCGGTCGCTACCGCATCAGCGGGCTGCTCGGACGCGGCGGCATGGCCACCGTGTACCGCGCCGCCGACGAGACGCTCGGCCGCGAGGTGGCCGTCAAGGTCTTCGCGACCGACTCCGCCGACCCCGGCGAGGTCGAGCGCCAGGAGGGCGAGGTGCGCATGCTCGCGGGCCTCAGCCACCCCGGCCTCGTGACGCTCTTCGACGTGGGCGACGACGTCGTCGCCGACCGCGTGCTCGCCTTCATCGTGATGGAGATCGTCGACGGCTCGACGCTCGCCGACCGCATGAAGGAGGGGCCGCTGCCCGGGCCCGAGGTGGCGCGCATCGGCGGGATCCTCAGCGACGCGCTCGGCTACATCCACCGTCGCGGCGTCGTGCACCGCGACGTGAAGCCCGCCAACGTGCTGCTGGCGCGGCCCGAGGACGACGACGAGCCGGCGGTCGCCAAGCTCACCGACTTCGGCATCGCCCGGCTCGTGGACGGCACGCGCCTCACGTCGACCGGATCCATCATCGGCACCGTCAGCTACCTCAGCCCCGAGCAGGCGCTCGGCGAGGAGGTCGGCGCGCCCACCGACGTGTACGCGCTCGGCCTCGTGCTCCTCGAGTGCCTCACCGGCCGTCGCACCTTCCCGGGCACGGCCGCGGAGTCGACCATGGCGCGCGTGGTGCGCGACCCGGAGATCCCGGCCCGGCTCGGCGCATCGTGGGTGGACCTCCTCTCCCGCATGACCCGCCGCGATCCCGCGACCCGGCCGACCGCGCGCGAGGTCGCCGCGGAGCTCCGGACCGGACGCGCGCCGGAGTCCGCGGTGGACGCGCCGACCGCCACCTCGACGCGGGTGATGCCCGCTGCGGCCGCTGCCGGGCTCGGCGCGGCCGGGGCGGGTGCTGCTGCTGCTGCGCCGTTCGCGGATCCGGACGCCCGGACCGAGCGGTTCGCCGCCGCGCCGACGACTCCTCCCGCGCGCGGCGCGGACCCCACCGCCAGGACCTCCCCGGCCGCCGACGCGGATCGTGCCCCGGCGAAGCGCCGCGGCAACCGGGCGCTCAGCATCGGCGTCGTGTCCGTGCTGATCGCCGCGGCCGCCGTCGTGGGCGTCGTGACCGTCAACGCCATGCAGACCCACGACACCTCGTACCCGTCCGTCCCCGGACCCCTCGGCGCAAGCCTCGAGGAGCTGCAGAAGAGCGTGGAGGACGCCCCGTGATCCGCACATCGATCCGCCCGACCGACGGCACCCGGCGGCGCTCGCTCCGCGGTCGTGCCGCCGTGGGCCTCGCGACCGCGACCACGGCCGTGCTCCTCCTCGCCGGCTGCGCGGGATCGTCGACGCCGGAGGACCGCGCGCTCGACGACCTGCAGCAGCGGACGCTCTCGGTGACCCAGTCGTCCGCGGACGGCGACTACGCCAAGGCCCTCGCCCAGCTCGAGGAGCTGCGCACGGCGGTCGAGGCCGACCTCGCCGAGGGATCCATCGACCAGGCGCGACGCGACGAGGTCATCGCGCGCATCGACGCGGTGCGCGCGCAGCTCGAGGCCGCCCGCGACGCCGCGGAGACGACCCCGACGCCGTCGCCGTCGCCGTCCGCGAGCCCGTCGCCGTCGCCGTCCCCCTCGCGCACGGCGTCGCCCTCGCCCTCGCCGAGCCCGAGCCCCACCCGCACGGCGACGCCCTCTCCCCCGGCCACCCCGAGCCCGGCCCCCGGCGGCGGGAACGGGAACGGCGACGGCGGACCCGGCAACGGGAACGGCGGTGGGAACGGCGTCGGCGGAGCCGGCGACCCCGGGAACGGGAACGGGAACGGGAACGGGAACGGGAACGGGAACGGGAACGGCTGACCTGGCCGTTCGCATCGCCATCAGGCCGGCTCTGCGCCGTGTCGGTGATCGCGGCGACCGACGTGCTTCCGACGGTCGGCGCGGTCGCCGCTCTGGGCGGCGGTCAGCCCGCGCGGGTCAGACCCCGAGCACGCGGTCGGCCTCGGCGCGCGCCCAGCGCTCGGCCTCGGCAAGCGACTCGCGCGTGAGGGGCCCGGACGCCGGCTCGTGGGCGTCGACGACCCGGCGGATGGTGTCCACGATGTCGAGGAACCCCGCGCGCTCCGAGTGGAACGCCTGCACGGCCTGCTCGTTCGCCGCGTTGTAGACGGCCGGGTAGGTGGATCCCGCCGCACCGACCTGCTTGGCGAGCAGCACGGCCGGGAAGGCCTCGTCGTCGAGCGGCTCGAATGTCCACGTCGCCGCGCGGGTCCAGTCGATGGGCACGCCGACGTCGTGCATGCGGTGCGGCCAGTTCAACCCGAGCGTGATCGGGAGGCGCATGTCCGGCGGGGACGCCTGCGCGAGCGTCGACCCGTCGATGAACTCGACCATGGAGTGGATCATCGACTGCGGGTGCACGACCACGTCGATCCGCTCGTAGGGCACGTCGAACAGGAGGTGCGCCTCGATGACCTCGAGGCCCTTGTTCACGAGCGTCGACGAGTTCGTGGTGATGACGAGGCCCATGTCCCATGTGGGATGGGCGAGCGCCTCGCGCGGGGTCACGTGCTCCAGCTCGGCGCGCGTGCGGCCGCGGAACGGGCCGCCGGACGCCGTGACGACGAGCCGCCTGACCTCCTCCGCCGTGCCGCCGCGGAGCGCCTGGGCGATGGCGGAGTGCTCCGAGTCGACGGGGACGAGCTGACCCGGCGCGGCGAGCGA
This genomic interval from Clavibacter michiganensis contains the following:
- a CDS encoding M50 family metallopeptidase produces the protein MDGVFLYILGVLIIVVGVAVSIGLHEVGHLVPAKLFGVRVTQYMIGFGPTIFSRRKGETEYGVKAIPLGGYISMIGMFPPQSSRAGTSSTGIAQLVGPDTRRADAGSPTAPDADDRAGRGFFDLLVQDARQASAESVGDEEDRAFYKLSVPKRMVIMLGGPAMNFLLAILLFAVVLCGFGVTTPTTTVGQVNACIVPAGSTASADAATCPDGAPEAPGAAAGLKPGDTIVSIDGSPVTAWDQVTSTVQASAGKELDVVVERGGARQTLAITPVLTQQAVPGSRGAPEVDEQGNPVTREVGLIGFSPTQAVQQQPLSAAFTTTGENMAAVGNLILNLPQRLVDVGRAAFGGGERDPNGPMSVVGVGRVAGEIASLDETPVASRASAMIGLVASLNVALGMINLLPLLPLDGGHVLGAIVEGVRRFLAKAFGRRDPGPVDVAKLMPVTFVVVILFGAMSALLIFADLVNPVRLT
- a CDS encoding 1-deoxy-D-xylulose-5-phosphate reductoisomerase; this encodes MRRVIILGSTGSIGVQALEVVARHPELFEVVGLGAGSKREALAEQARVAGVEHTALGADEAEQLIRSVDADVVLNGITGSVGLGPTLAALEEGRTLALANKESLIVGGELVRSLAAPGQLVPVDSEHSAIAQALRGGTAEEVRRLVVTASGGPFRGRTRAELEHVTPREALAHPTWDMGLVITTNSSTLVNKGLEVIEAHLLFDVPYERIDVVVHPQSMIHSMVEFIDGSTLAQASPPDMRLPITLGLNWPHRMHDVGVPIDWTRAATWTFEPLDDEAFPAVLLAKQVGAAGSTYPAVYNAANEQAVQAFHSERAGFLDIVDTIRRVVDAHEPASGPLTRESLAEAERWARAEADRVLGV
- a CDS encoding serine/threonine-protein kinase, whose translation is MPGERPDPLAGTLLAGRYRISGLLGRGGMATVYRAADETLGREVAVKVFATDSADPGEVERQEGEVRMLAGLSHPGLVTLFDVGDDVVADRVLAFIVMEIVDGSTLADRMKEGPLPGPEVARIGGILSDALGYIHRRGVVHRDVKPANVLLARPEDDDEPAVAKLTDFGIARLVDGTRLTSTGSIIGTVSYLSPEQALGEEVGAPTDVYALGLVLLECLTGRRTFPGTAAESTMARVVRDPEIPARLGASWVDLLSRMTRRDPATRPTAREVAAELRTGRAPESAVDAPTATSTRVMPAAAAAGLGAAGAGAAAAAPFADPDARTERFAAAPTTPPARGADPTARTSPAADADRAPAKRRGNRALSIGVVSVLIAAAAVVGVVTVNAMQTHDTSYPSVPGPLGASLEELQKSVEDAP